Part of the Caulobacter sp. SL161 genome is shown below.
TGGGGGACGCGCGCGATCAGCGGCGACTCCAGCTGGACGCGGCGCGACTGGTCGGTGGACCAGTGCACGCCCTTGGGCTTGCCGGTCGTGCCGCCCGTGTAGAGCAGATAGCCGTCATCGGCCGAGCGAGTGATGTCCAGCGGCTTGCCATCACCCGTCCGCGCCAGGGTTTCGTAGGACAGCGCGCCCTCCGGGGGCGCTTCGGGCGAGCGCTCGTTCTCGATGCGGACCCAGCCATGCACGCCGGGCAGTCGCTGCTGCAACGACTCCAGCATCCCGTCGAAGTCCGACTGGTAGAACAGCACCTCGGCGTTGCAGTCATTCAGGACGTAAGCGATCTCGTCGGCCGTGTAGCGGTAGTTCAGATTGACCGTCAGCAGGCGCGCCTTCACGCCGGCGACCAGGAACTCCAGATAGGCCGGGTGATTGCGGCACAGGATCCCGATGCGGGCGTCCGGCTTGAGCCCGAGATCGATCAGGGCCTTGGCCAGATTGTTGGTGCGGTGATCAAATTCGCCCCACGGCACGACGACGTCGCGCCAGATCAGAGCGGGACGCTCGGGCGGTGCGGCGCGTGCGACCGCGTCGAAGATGTCTCCATAGTTCCAGATCAAGGCGGCCTCCCGAGGTCTCTTTCCTCAAAGGTCTATGGGGCGGCGGGATGGGCGCCGCGCCGGCCCCCATGAGCGGCCGATAAATCACGTGGGTGATGCGCGTGATCCGATCGCGAACTTTGGTGCGCGCGTCGATCGTCCGCGCCTAGTCGTTGCGACGTCTTGGCTGCCAGCCCGGAGCGCGACGCCCCGGGGACGCCCCCTTCGCATCTGGAGACTCCGTAGTGTCCACGTCCTCGCTTTTCGCGCCCACCACCGTGGCGGGCCTCGCGCTTCGCAATCGCGTGGTCATGTCGCCGATGACCCGGCGCTTCTCGCCCGGCGGGATTCCGAACCAGGCGGTCGCGGACTACTACCGCCGCCGCGCCGAGGCCGGCGTCGGCGTGATCATCACCGAAGGCGTCGCGATCGACCATCCGGCGGCCGTCGACCACGCGGATATCCCCAACTTCCACGGCCCCGCGCTGGACCAGTGGAAGACGATCGCCGCTTCGGTGACGTCGGCGGGCGCGGCGTTCATTCCCCAGCTCTGGCACATCGGCGGCCACCGCTCCCTCACCGCCGCCCCGCCGAACGCCGCCGCACCCTCAATTTCGCCCTCCGGCGTCTACGAGCCCGGCAAACCCTTCGGCACGCCCGCGACCGAGGCCGAGATCGAGGCGGTGATCCAGGCCTACGCCCAGGGCGCGCGCGACGCGGTAGCGATCGGGGCGAGTGGGATCGAGATTCACGGCGCGCACGGCTACCTGATCGACCAGTTCTTCTGGGCGGCCACCAACCAGCGCCAGGACCGCTATGGCGGCGACATGATCCAGCGCCTGCGCTTCGCCACCGAGGTGATCAAGGCCTGCCGCGAGGCGGTGGGCCCCACCTTCCCGATCTTCTTCCGCTACTCCCAGTTCAAGCAGGTCGACTACACCGCGCGCCTTTGCCAGTCGCCCGATGAACTGGCGGCCTTCCTCCTGCCTCTGGTCGACGCCGGTGTCGACGTTTTCGACTGCTCGCAACGGCGCTTCTGGGAGCCGGAGTTCGAAGGCTCGCCGCTGAACCTGGCCGGCTGGACCAAGGCCCTGACCGGCAAGCCGACCATGACCGTCGGCTCGGTCGGGCTGGACGGCGACGTGGTGGCCAGCCTGCGCGAAGGCGTGGACGTCATTGGCGCGTCTTCGCTCGACAAGCTGGACGCCATGCTGGACCGGGGCGACTTCGATCTCGTCGGTGTCGGGCGCGCCCTGCTGGCTGACCCGCGCTGGGTGGAAAAGGTCCGAGACGGCGAGACCGACGGACTGGTCGGCTTCACGCGCGCGGCGCTCGAAACGCTCGTTTGATCCATCACCCATGTGATTAGCGCCGCCTGAGAGGATCGGATGTCCGTCCCTTCGGCGCGCTGGCGTTTTCTGGCGCCATGAGGAGAAAACCCGGCATGCCGCAACTGGCCATGGTGACTGGCGCCGCCCAAGGCATCGGGCGCGCCATCGTCGAGCGCCTTGGCGCGGACGGCTTCGACATCCTGGCGCTGGACGCGGACGAAGCCCGGCTTTCGCAGTCCGCCACCGACTGGCGCGAAGCGGGACTGACGGTCCGCACCGCCGCCGTAGACTGCCGCGACCGCGCGGCGGTGATCAAGGCTCTGGACGGCGTCGAGGCGGTGAACGTCCTCGTAAACAACGCGGGTGTCAGCGGCCTTCTCGATCCGATCGGACAGGTCGACCGGGCGGACTGCGACCGCGTGATGAGCATCAATCTGCTGGCGACGATCCGTGTCGCGCAGGAGGCCGTGCGGCGCATGCCCGACGGCGGCAGCGTCATCAACATCGCCTCGCGCGGCTATCTCGGCGGGGCCGGCGCTGCTCACTATGTGGCCTCAAAGGCTGCGGTCGTGTCGCTGACCCGGGCCATGGCGATCGAGCTGCGCTGGCGCGGCGTCCGCGTGAACGCGGTGGCGCCGGGCATGGTCGACACCCGGATGATCGACGGCTTCGGCGACATGCTGGGCGCGCTCAAGCGCATGGAGCCGACCGGAGCGCCCGCCAACCCGGCCGAGATCGCCGCCATTGTCAGCGTCCTGGCCGGACCGGACGCCAGCTTCGTCAACGGCCAGATCCTGATGGCCGACGGCGGGAAATCCCTGGGACTGCCGCCGCTATGAACACGTTCAACCCATCGTTCCTGATCATCGGCCAGGGACCTGTCGCCGAGGCGATTGCGAGCCGCGTCAGCGTCGAAGCCGGCGGCGTCATCACCCTGGCCCGGCCCGACGCTGAGGCGATCACGGCGCTGGAACACGGCGTGGACTCTGCTGTGATCGTCGCGCCGCCCGCGCCCTCGCCGGCGCTGTTTCTCGACCTCGACGACACGCGGCTGGACGCTCAACTGGCGCACTTCGCCGATCTGTTCGAAGCCTTGGGCGCCCTGCTAGGCCGTCTGAACCCGAGGGGCGCGATCGTGCTGGTGGGCGACCGAGGTTATCTGGGCGCATGGGGCGCGGCCGACGCCTGCGCCTTCTCCGGCGCTCATGTCGCGCTGATGCGGAGCGTCACCCTGGAAGGCTTCGGCGCGGGGCATCGCGCCAACTGCATCGCCCTGGATCTGGCTCAGGACGGCGCCGGCGTGGACCCCGACGAGATCGCGGACCTGGCCGTCCACCTCGCCTCGCCCGCCAGCCAAGTCATCAACGGCGAGATCATCCTGGCCAATCGCGGCCGCAGCCTGCGCGTCCGCGAAGCCAAGGACCGCCGCGCGGACTTCGCCGCGAGCGCTTCCAGCAAAGGACCCTCGCTATGACCTTCACCGTCGAGATCATCGGCAAGGAGCGCTGCCGGCTGGGCGAGTCGCCGCTGTGGGACGCCGACGCAGGGGTGCTCTACTGGGTCGACAGCATGGCGCCGGCCATCTGGCGCTATGACCCGTTCACGAGCGAGCAAAGATCCATCCCCGCGCCCAAGCCCATCGGCAGCGTGGTTTTGGGCCGCCCCGGGGAGCTGATCGCCGGCCTCGCCGACGGCGCCTATCGCGTCCATCTGGACACCGGAACCTTCACGCCGATCGCCCTGCCCGACACCCTGGCGCCGATCGAGCGCTTCAATGACGGCAAGGCCGATCGCCAAGGCCGTTTCGTTACCGGCACGATGGCGATGCACAACGAGACGGGACGGATCGGCAAGCTCTATCGCTTCACAGCCGGCGGCGCCTGGGAAGTGCTGCCGACCGAGCCGATCGAGATCGCCAACAGCACCTGCTTCAGCCCCAGCGGCGACACGCTCTATTTCGCTGACAGCCTGCGCCACATGGTGTGGGCGTTCAGCTATGATCCCGAGACCGGCGCGGTGGGCGAGAAGCGGGACTTCTTCGACACCACGGGCTTCAACAGCGCCCCGGACGGGGCGACGGTCGACGCCGAAGGCTACATCTGGCTGGCCCTGGTGCAGGCCCAGAAGCTGATCCGCATTTCGCCGGACGGCCGCCTGGATCGGGTCGTCGAAAGCCCCGCGCCCTTCTGTTCGTGCCCGGCCTTCGGCGGCGAGGACCTCGACATTCTTTACGTGACCTCGATCTCCGACAGCGGCGGCCGGCTGAAGACCGACGTCGATGCTTCCGGCCGCCTGATGGCGTTCCATGGTCTTGGCGTGCGCGGCATCGCCGAGACCCGTTGTTTCCTCTGACCCGTGGTGAACCATGAATCTTGACCTGACCCCGGAGCAGTCCGCCTTCCGCGACGAGGTGCGCGCCTTCTTCGCCGAGAACGTCCCCGAGTCGTTCAAGAGCCGGGTGCGCGCCGGCATGCGCCTGGAACCCCACGAGTTCACCCAGTGGCAGAAGCTGCTGCACGCGCGCGGCTGGGGCGCGCCGTCGTGGCCGAAAGAGTATGGCGGCACGGGCTGGGACCCGACAAAGCTATACATCTTCGAGACTGAGGCCTCGCGCGCCGACGCACCGGTGCAGTTCCACCAGGGCCTGGAGCTGATCGGCCCGATCATCTTCACCTTCGGCAGCCCCGAGCAGAAGGCCAAGTATCTGCCGGCCATCGTCTCGGGCGATGACTGGTGGTGCCAGGGATACTCCGAACCCAACTCCGGTTCTGACCTAGCGTCGCTGTCGACCCGCGCCGTGCGGGACGGCAATGAGTACGTGATCAACGGCCAGAAGGCCTGGACCAGCTACGCCCATGTGGCGAACCGGATGTTCCTGCTGGCCCGCACTGATCCCGACGCGCGCAAGCAGGCCGGCATCTCGCTGTTCCTGATCGACATCGACACGCCCGGCGTAACGATCCGCCCTGTCGTGACCATGGACGAGATCCACCACACCAACGAGGTTTTCCTCGACAATGTGCGGGTCCCGCCTTCGGCCCTGCTGGGCGAGGAAGGCATGGGCTGGAGCTACGGCAAGGTGCTGCTGGATCGCGAACGCGGCGTCACCGCCGCCACGACGACGCGCCTGGCCCAGCAACTGCGCGGCGCCCGCAAGGTCGCCGCCGAGACCCTGGTCGGCGGGCGCAGCCTGCTGGACGATCCCCGGGTCGCCGACCGCCTGGCCCAGTACGAGCTGGAGGTCATGGCCCTGGAAGGCATGGTGATGCGGACCATGGCCGAAGCCACGTCGGGTCAGGACTCCGGTCCCCGCGCCTCGATGATCAAGATCCGCTGGTCCGAGCTGCTGCAGCAGATCACCGAATACTGGGTCGAGCTGCAGGGCTACGGCGCCATGGCCTTCGCACCGCTGGGCCCGTTCGAGGCGCCCGACGCCTGGGCGGCCAAGGGGATGATCTATTCCCGGGTCACCAGCATCTACGGCGGCTCAAACGAAATCCAACGCAACATCATCGCCCGTCGGGCGCTCGGTCTCTGAGGTCCCCATGAACTTCGACCTTTCCGAAGAGCAGCAGCTCCTGAAGGACAGCGCCTGGCGATACGGCGCCGACCACGGCGACTTCACGGCCTGGCGGGCCCGCGTCGAGCGCGGCGAGGCCTATGACGCGGCCAGTTGGCGTCGCATGGCCGATCTGGGCTGGCTGATGCTGAACATTCCCGAGGATGACGGCGGACTGGGCGCGGGGCCGACGGAAACCATGGTCGTGGCCGAGGCGGTCGGTCGCTACCTGATGCTGGAACCGTTCGTCTCGACCGGCGTGATCGCGCCGTTGCTGCTGACCGCCGCGACCGCGGGCGTCCGCACCGAGCTGATGGCCGGCGTCGCCGAGGGCAAGATGGTGCTCAGCCTGGCCGACGCCGAACCGAACGGCCGGTTTGACCTTCATCGTATCGCCACCCGCGCTGACGCTGTCGAAGGCGGCTTCCGGCTCACGGGCGAGAAGAGCCACGCGCTGGACGGCGGCGGCGCCGATTGGTTCATCATCCCCGCGCGCACAGCCGGTGCAGATGACAGCCAGGACGGCGTCAGTCTGTTCCTGGTTCCGGCGCAAACGAGCGGCCTGACGGTGCTGCGCAGCCGGGCCATGGACAACCGCCATAACGCCGGCTTGAAGCTGGACGGCGTAGTTGTTCCCGCCGTGAACCTGATTGGTGGCCTGGGCGAAGGCTTCCCGCTGCTACGCGACGCCGTCGATCACGGCGTGGTGGCCCGCCTGGCCGAGGCCGTCGGGGCCATGGACGCCGTCCGTGAGATGACGATGGAGTATCTGAAGACCCGCAAGCAGTTCGGCCAGACGCTGGGCTCGTTCCAGGCGCTGCAGCATCGCGCGGTCGACATGGCGATCGCCTGCGAGGAGGCTCGCTCGATGATGTACCTGGCGACGATCGCCCTCTCTGGCGATCCCGCCGAACGTCGCAAGGTGATCGCGGCGGCCAAGGCGCGCGTTGGCCAGACCAGCCTCTATGTCGGCCGTCAGGCGGTGCAGCTGCACGGCGGCGTCGGCTTCACCGAAGAGCTGGCCGTGGCCCACTATCTCAAGCGCCTGATCATGATCGACATGGCGTTCGGCAACGCCGACCATCACCGCGCCGAACTGGCGGCCAGCCTGCGACCCGGCGTCGTAGCGGCCTGAATCAAAAGCGCGCCAGACGGTGTGATCCGCCAGACGCGCTCGCATTAGTCAAAGATCGTTGCTGGGCCGGATGATCTCATCCGGCCCAGAATGCGTTTAGGACAAAGCTGTGGCCAGACCGCCGTCGACGGTGAGCATCTGGCCCGTGACGAAGTCGCTGTCGTCGCAAGCCAGGTAGCGGACGGCCTTGGCGATGTCCTCGGTGGTTCCCAGGCGGCCGAGCGGCGTCTGGCCGATCCGCATGGCGATGCGCTCTTCGGAAACCACCCGACGCACGCCCTCGGTGTCCACCGTCGACGGGGCCACGGCGTTGACCCGGATGTTCAAGGCGCCGAGTTCGGCGGCGGCGGCGCGGGTCATGCCGGCGACGCCCGCCTTGACGCCGCAATAGGCGATGCCGTTCGGGATGCCCAGTTGGGCGCTGACCGAGGCGATGTTGACGATCGAGCCGCCGCCCGAAGCGGCCATCAGCGGGGCTGCGGCCTGCATGCCCCAGATCATGCCCGAGAAGCCCACGCCGACCATGCGGTCAAGACTCTCCGGACGGATAGCCGCCAGCGGTTCATAGACGTTCCACATGGCGTTGTTCACCAAGACGTCGAACCGGCCGTACTGTTCGTTGATCGCGCTCAGGGTGGCGGTCAGAGCCTCGCGATCGGAGACGTCGCAGCCCAGCCCCACGGCCTTACCGCCGGCGGCGATGATCTCGTCGGCCGCGGCCTGGGCCCAGTGCGCCTTCAGATCCAGCAGAGCGACCATTGCTCCTTCGGCGGCGAGCAAGGCTGCAGTCGCCCGTCCCAGCCCCCGCGAGGCCCCTGTCACCGCCGCGACACGCCCTTCAAGACGACCAGCCATCGTTCCCTCCTCCCGCACTTCCGACCGGCTCGAGGCGCGATCGATCTTAGGATCCATCAATAGCCCGCCCTCCCCGCGCGCGCCGATGTTGCGCCCAGCGAAGCGGAAACATCACCGACGTGATGGGCGCACAAAAAAGACGGCGGTCTTGCGACCGCCGCCAGATATCCGAGGACCTTTTCGGGAGGATTAGAAGGTTTTTTGGAGCGAAACGCCGATGATGCGCGGCTCGGTGAAGACCGCGTTGGCGACCTGGCCGAGCGCTTCGTCCATCAGAAACACGTCGGTGATCGCACGCTTGTTGAAGACGTTCTTCACGTAGCCCTCGATCTCAAGGCCACGCTCGTCATTGACCAGGCGGAACGACAGGTTGGCGTTCGCCCAGCCCTTGAGCTGGTCCACCTTGCTGTTGAAGACCCGGGCGTAGGAGTCGCCTTGGCGGTAGTAGTCGCCGCGCACCGTGCCTTCCCAGCCGTCCAGGACGTCGAACGAGTACTGAGCGCCGATCGAGGCCGTCCAGTTCGGCGAACCCGGCAGCTCGTTGCCCTTCAGCTTGGCCGCCACGCCGTCCGTCGGGGTCACGCCGAACGAGGTGGCGAAGCTTCCCGAGCAGGCGCCCAGCAGCGCCGCAGGGTTGCCCGAGACACCGGCGACCGTGGCCGCGCCAGGCGCTTGCTGAATGACCGCCAGCAGGTTGGCCAGGGCGGCCGTCGGCACCACGCAGCCCGCCGCGCCCGAGGTCTTGACGAGCGTCAGGTTCGCATTGCCGCCGGTGCGGTTCATCGGATCGATCGACTCGCCGTTCTTGATCTTGGTGTCCAGCAGACCCAGCGTGCCGTTCATCCGGAAGCGCTTGACCGGTTCCCACACGGCTTCCAGCTCGATGCCCTTGATCTCGGCGTCGATGTTCTCGGTCACCGAGATCCGGTTCACGAACTTCGAGATCTGGTAGCCCTTGTAATCGTAGAAGAACGCCGAGCCGTTCAGGATCAGGGCGCCGCCCAGCAGGGTGTTCTTGGTCCCCACTTCGAAGGCGTTGACATATTCCGGCTCGTAGAACGGCCGCAGGGTCGCGACCTGACCGATGTTGTTCGGACCGCCGCCCTTATAGCCGCGCGAATAGAACGCGTAGACCAAGGTGTCGTCGGTGAAGCCCAGGTCCGGCTTCCAGTCGAAGCCTGCGCGACCGGTGAACTTCTTGAACTCGGCGGTCAGCTGAGGCGGCGTTCCTGGCGTCAGGCCGCTGCCCGGGGTCAGCAGTTTGACTGGGAAGTTGTCGAGCGTCTTCTTGTCGTCGGTGTAGCGTAGGCCCACCGTGAACTTCAGCTCCGGCGTGGCCTCATAGTAGACCTCGCCGAACAGGGCGTTCGAATCCAGGTGATAGGGCTGGAAGCTCAGATAGTTGCCGTGGCCCTGGCCGGTCGGCACACGGTTCGGATCGATATAGACGCAGCTCCCGCCCGGGGCGCAGTTCGCCCCGCCATTGGCCACCATCGCCGCGTAGGTGAAGGCGTTCGACATGATGTAGAACGACTGGACCACGTCATAGCGCAGCGCCAGACCGCCGAGGCTGAAGTTGAACGGACCGTCGAAGCTCGACTGCAAGCGCAGTTCCTGGCTCCACTGGCGGGACGGCGTGGTGATGCGGTCCGAAACCGACATGCGGTTGGACGCGCCCAACTGCGGATCATTCACCAGACCGCCCGGCGCCAGGGTGGTGCTGTTGAACACCGTCGAGGCCTGGAAGCGGTTCATCTCCTGGCGCGCGTCCAGCTCGCCGTCGTAATATGACGTCAGCGAGTTGAGCTGCAGCTTGTCATTGATGTCCCACGCCACATTCAGCGTGAAGACGTCTTCCTCGGCGCGATAGTAGGGGTTCTTCGCCGAGTCGATGACGTCCAGGCCCTTTGGCTGGGTTCCGCCATAGACGTCGCCGCTGGTCAGGCCCCGCGCGAAGCCGATGATGCCGTACAGGGTGGCCAGTGAGTTGGGCGTGCCATAGGCGGCGGCGTTGTACACCGAAGCGTCGGCGCAACCCGCGCTCAGGAAGCCGCGAACCGTAGCGTTGGTGATGGCGGTGCCGCCCACAGAGCTTGGACCGTTGTCGCGCGTGCACAGCCCCTTGCCGGTGCGCAGGCGGCTGTCACGCTCCTTGAAGTGCTGCCAGACGAAGTTGGCGTCGATCGTCGAGGTCGGGCGCCAGCGCAGGCTGGCCCGGAACGAATAGAGGTCGCGGTCATCGACCTTGTCGCCCGTACCCAGGTTGTCGACGAAACCCCCGCGGTTCAAGGTCGCGCCGGCCAGGCGCAGGTCCAGCTTGTCGGCGACCAGCGGGACATTGATCATCCCCCGCAGCTTGCGGCCGTCATAGTTGCTGACCTCGGCGCGCAGCATACCTTCGAACTCGCCGGTGGGCTTGGCGCTCAGGACATTGACCACGCCGCCGGTGGCGTTGCGTCCGTAGAGCGTGCCTTGCGGACCCCGCAGGACTTCGACGCGCTCGACGTCGAAGAACTCAGCTTCGAACAGCCGGTTGGACGTCAGAGGCGCGCCGTTGAAGTGGACACCCGTGGAGCTGTCGCCGGTCACGGCCGTCTGCTTGGTGCCGATGCCGCGGATCTGGAAGTTGTAGCCGCTGTAGAAGCTCTTGGCGAAGGTGACGTTCGGAATCGCCAGCTGCAGGTTCGGACCGCCGTCGATTTTCTGTCGGCTCAGCGTGTCGTTGGAGAAGGCCGAGACGGCGATCGGCACGTCCTGCAGTTTTTCCTCGCGGCGCTGGGCGGTGACGACCAGTTCATCGATGGTCACGCCGTCCTGCGGCGCGGGGGCGGTCTGGGCTGCGGCGGGCAAGGCCAGGACCAAGGAGAGTGTCGAGGCGCCGGCCAGCAAGGCCCCACGGCGTAAGGTCTGCGAGATCACCATTCGTTTCCCCCAATAAGCTTCCGCGCGACGCGGGCTCATCTGTGATTGTTGCAACGCTGCTCGAGCGTCTTTGTTAGGGAGCCGGGGCGAATGAGATCTGGCCAGACCGGGGGGTAGAGGGGTCTGAATATCGCAAACGCGATAATTGAGATGAACCGCCGCCATCACTCATCGAGGCCACGCGCTTGCGGCTTTTGCGCGCCTTACGCCGACCGGGCCTGCCGCGTCCAGGGGCTGGACAACATCACATATGTGCTGAAACGCTGGGCGCAGCGGTAGCGCGACGCTCTAAGGCGCTGCGCTGGCAGACTGAACCGCCACCAGCTGGAACCTGAAAATGCGCCGAGACCCGATCAAATCCGCTGCGCGCACCCTGGAGATTCTGGAGCTGTTCCAGGAGCAGCGCGCGCCTCTGCGGCTGACCTACATTTTCGAGAAACTCGGCTATCCCCAATCCAGCACCACCACCCTGCTCAAGAGCATGGTCGTTCTGGGCTACCTCAACTACGACCGCGCCTCGCGTACCTACTTCCCGACGCCGCGCGTGGCGGCCCTGGGTGACTGGGTCAATCACCACCTGTTCGGATCAGGCGATCTTGATCGTCTGGTCAAGAGCATCTTCGAGCAGACCAATGAGACGGTGGTGATCTCGTCTCAAAACGACATCTTCATCCAGCACCTGCGTATCGTGCAGCCCAGCCATCCGCACAAGATCGCGATGACCGAGGGCAGCATGCGGGTGCTGCCGCACTCGGCGGCAGGCCTCGTCCTGATGAGCCAGATGCCGAGCAAGGCGGTCGACAAGCTGTGCCGGCACATCAACGCCTACCTTGGCGGGACCAGCGATCGGATCGATATCGGCCAGTTGCAGGAGCAACTGACCTGGGTTCGCCGGGAAGGCTATAGCCTCCTGGCCGCCTTCCCGTTCCCCAACGCGGCCGGTATCGCCATGCCCCTGCCCGCCGCCCCGCACGGTGTGCAGCTGACGCTCGGCGTCGGCGGCCTCAACAGCCGTATCGCCCGCCATAAGAGCGAGATCGTCGCGATCATGAAGGCGGGCGTGGCCGACTACGCCGAAAGTCTCAGGCACTATTCAGCGCCCGAGGCCTGAGGCCGGCTTCAGGCCGGCTCGGCGAGGTAGTCGCGATAGGTCTCGCGCAGCTTGGCCTTCAACAGCTTGCCGGTCGCCGTATGCGGCAGACTATCGACGATCACCACGTCGTCGGGCACCTGCCAGCGCGCCACGCGCGAGGCCAGAAACTTCAGAATGTCGTCCTTGTCGGGCGTCGTCTCCGGAGCCGGTACGATGATCAGCAGCGGGCGCTCCTGCCACTTGGGATGCGGCACACCGATGACCGCAGCCTCGCGAATGTCGGGATGCGCGATGGCGACGTTCTCAAGGTCGACCGACGAAATCCATTCGCCACCGGACTTGATGATGTCCTTCGAACGGTCCGTCAGCTGCAGGTAGCCGTTGGGATGGATCTTGGCGACGTCGCCGGTGGGGAACCAACCATCCTCGGTGGTGGCCGGCGTATCGGCCTTGAAGTAGCGCTTCACGACCCAGGGCCCTCGAACCTGAAGGTCGCCCACGGCCACGCCGTCGTGAGGCGCGACCACGCCGTCGGCGTCGACGATCCGCAGCTCGACGCCATAAATGGCCCGGCCCTGCAGAGCCTGCACGTCATATCGCGCCTGACGATCGAGGAAGGCGTGCTC
Proteins encoded:
- a CDS encoding IclR family transcriptional regulator; translation: MRRDPIKSAARTLEILELFQEQRAPLRLTYIFEKLGYPQSSTTTLLKSMVVLGYLNYDRASRTYFPTPRVAALGDWVNHHLFGSGDLDRLVKSIFEQTNETVVISSQNDIFIQHLRIVQPSHPHKIAMTEGSMRVLPHSAAGLVLMSQMPSKAVDKLCRHINAYLGGTSDRIDIGQLQEQLTWVRREGYSLLAAFPFPNAAGIAMPLPAAPHGVQLTLGVGGLNSRIARHKSEIVAIMKAGVADYAESLRHYSAPEA